The Streptomyces achromogenes genome window below encodes:
- a CDS encoding alpha/beta fold hydrolase translates to MSTYLADKAENLTVEGSSATFTYRRMGPQGGVPLVLLQRFRATIDWWDPEFLDYLAADHDVIVFDNVGTGYTTGEPRDSLDGFAEGAAEFIEALGLARADVLGWSLGGFVAQRLAARRPELVRKIIVAGSGPTGWVPGAPEASEKVLGIMAKPDADQEDMLYLFYPETEGARASGREHFAHVAPRLAAGGPAVTEATAQGMLAAIGQLLAAPFDEVKAELESIKHPVLYANGLHDVMVPAHASYVAVQHLADATLLLYGDAGHAFLFQHARAFTKQVADFLAA, encoded by the coding sequence ATGAGCACCTATCTGGCAGACAAGGCCGAGAACCTCACCGTGGAGGGGTCCTCCGCGACCTTCACCTACCGGCGCATGGGTCCGCAGGGCGGTGTCCCGCTGGTCCTGCTGCAGCGTTTCCGGGCGACCATCGACTGGTGGGACCCGGAGTTCCTGGACTACCTGGCCGCCGACCACGACGTGATCGTGTTCGACAACGTCGGCACCGGCTACACCACCGGCGAGCCGCGCGACTCCCTCGACGGATTCGCCGAGGGCGCCGCCGAGTTCATCGAGGCCCTCGGCCTCGCGCGGGCCGACGTGCTCGGCTGGTCCCTGGGGGGTTTCGTGGCCCAGCGCCTGGCCGCGCGTCGCCCGGAACTGGTGCGCAAGATCATCGTGGCGGGCAGCGGCCCGACCGGCTGGGTGCCCGGTGCGCCGGAGGCGAGCGAGAAGGTCCTGGGCATCATGGCCAAGCCCGACGCCGACCAGGAGGACATGCTGTACCTGTTCTACCCGGAGACGGAAGGGGCCCGCGCCTCGGGGCGCGAGCACTTCGCCCACGTCGCGCCCCGGCTCGCCGCCGGTGGCCCCGCGGTCACCGAGGCGACGGCGCAGGGCATGCTCGCCGCGATCGGCCAGCTCCTGGCAGCCCCCTTCGACGAGGTCAAGGCCGAACTGGAGTCCATCAAGCACCCCGTCCTGTACGCCAACGGCCTGCACGACGTGATGGTCCCCGCCCACGCGTCCTACGTCGCCGTCCAGCACCTGGCCGACGCCACCCTCCTCCTCTACGGCGACGCCGGCCACGCCTTCCTCTTCCAGCACGCCAGGGCCTTCACCAAGCAGGTGGCCGACTTCCTCGCCGCCTGA
- a CDS encoding enoyl-CoA hydratase/isomerase family protein produces MSQPSTIRLERTTPRTARITFSNPPVNLVVPESIVTLHKIVSELENDPDIQVVVFASELPDFFINHFDATAAADIPAPEHEDDNPLWTDMVLRLTKAPFVSIAAIRGRTRGAGNELALACDLRYASREKAFFGQPEVGLGLVPGGGGGERLPRALGRDRALEAILTSADYDADTAERWGWVTRTLPDAELDAFVDATVVRLASFDRQALATAKSQVNRATLPPDAHLVASFGEFAGTLTQPGFAARAVGLGALVAEKGLDVEYQLGEYIGRVSEAL; encoded by the coding sequence ATGAGCCAGCCCAGCACGATCCGCCTTGAGCGGACGACTCCGCGGACCGCGAGGATCACGTTCTCGAATCCTCCGGTGAACCTGGTGGTTCCCGAGTCGATCGTGACGCTGCACAAGATCGTCTCGGAGCTGGAGAACGACCCGGACATCCAGGTCGTCGTCTTCGCCAGCGAACTCCCCGACTTCTTCATCAACCACTTCGACGCCACCGCGGCCGCCGACATCCCCGCGCCCGAGCACGAGGACGACAACCCGCTGTGGACCGACATGGTCCTGCGGCTGACCAAGGCCCCGTTCGTCAGCATCGCGGCCATCCGGGGCCGTACCCGGGGCGCCGGCAACGAGCTGGCCCTCGCCTGCGACCTGCGCTACGCCAGCCGCGAGAAGGCGTTCTTCGGCCAGCCCGAGGTCGGCCTCGGCCTCGTCCCCGGCGGAGGCGGCGGCGAGCGGCTTCCGCGCGCCCTCGGCCGCGACCGCGCGCTGGAGGCGATCCTGACCAGCGCCGACTACGACGCCGACACCGCCGAGCGCTGGGGATGGGTCACCCGAACCCTGCCCGACGCGGAACTCGACGCCTTCGTCGACGCGACCGTCGTCCGCCTCGCCTCCTTCGACCGGCAGGCACTGGCGACCGCCAAGTCCCAGGTCAACCGGGCGACACTGCCGCCGGACGCCCACCTGGTCGCCTCCTTCGGCGAGTTCGCGGGCACCCTGACGCAGCCGGGATTCGCCGCGCGCGCGGTCGGGCTCGGCGCACTGGTCGCCGAAAAGGGCCTCGACGTCGAGTACCAGCTGGGCGAGTACATCGGCCGGGTCAGCGAAGCCCTCTGA
- a CDS encoding saccharopine dehydrogenase NADP-binding domain-containing protein yields MEKRRVVLLGATGYTGQRVLRELLARGEKPTLAGRSRTRMLTLADRFEADLPVAEVDITSTAELTRLLQPSDVVVSTIGPFMRLGIAAVTAAARVGAHYLDSTGEGAFARRVLLELDAVAAVRGVTLVPAFGYDYVPGNLAGALALTRAGERARHVETGYFITRSGHADELLFRSTLRDAYTLTTGGTRQTLVASAAGDGFAHRSPRPWATARVVDERVGKRVRTFYYGGVKRAAMTVPGTEHLGLPEVFPQLESVEVGLGWFGRWTRPVQIAATVQAPLLRSAKVRAALERWSERLPGSQREPDPDGRSLVIAVARDSRGRPLATTALTGPDPYEMTGSLLAWGAARAAQPDAVLKPGAHGPVAAFGLDNLRLGAAEAGVHEADEASARRR; encoded by the coding sequence GTGGAAAAGCGCAGGGTCGTGTTGCTGGGTGCGACGGGGTACACCGGGCAGCGCGTGCTCCGGGAACTGCTCGCACGAGGGGAGAAGCCGACCTTGGCCGGGCGGAGCCGCACCAGGATGCTGACCTTGGCGGACCGCTTCGAGGCGGACCTGCCGGTGGCCGAGGTCGACATCACCTCGACCGCCGAACTCACGCGCCTTCTGCAACCCAGCGATGTCGTCGTCTCCACGATCGGCCCGTTCATGCGGCTCGGTATCGCCGCGGTCACGGCAGCCGCGCGGGTGGGGGCTCACTACTTGGACTCGACGGGGGAGGGGGCCTTCGCCCGCCGCGTCCTCCTTGAGCTGGACGCCGTCGCGGCCGTCCGGGGAGTGACCCTCGTACCCGCGTTCGGCTACGACTACGTGCCGGGCAACCTCGCCGGCGCGCTCGCCCTGACGCGGGCGGGCGAGCGGGCACGGCATGTGGAGACCGGATACTTCATCACCCGTTCCGGACACGCGGACGAACTGCTCTTCCGGAGCACCCTGCGCGACGCGTACACCCTGACCACCGGAGGAACACGTCAGACGCTGGTCGCTTCGGCGGCCGGGGACGGGTTCGCCCACCGCAGCCCGCGGCCCTGGGCCACCGCCCGTGTGGTCGACGAGCGCGTCGGCAAGCGGGTGCGTACCTTCTATTACGGCGGCGTGAAACGTGCGGCCATGACCGTCCCGGGCACGGAGCATCTCGGACTGCCGGAGGTCTTCCCCCAGTTGGAGAGCGTCGAGGTGGGCCTCGGGTGGTTCGGACGGTGGACGCGCCCGGTGCAGATCGCCGCCACGGTCCAGGCGCCCTTGCTGCGCTCGGCGAAGGTGCGGGCCGCCCTGGAGCGGTGGTCCGAGCGGCTCCCGGGATCGCAGCGCGAGCCGGATCCCGACGGCCGTTCCCTGGTGATCGCCGTCGCCCGCGACAGCCGGGGCCGACCGCTGGCCACGACGGCGCTCACCGGACCCGATCCGTACGAGATGACGGGATCCCTCCTGGCATGGGGCGCCGCCCGCGCGGCACAGCCGGATGCCGTTCTCAAGCCCGGCGCGCACGGCCCGGTCGCCGCCTTCGGCCTCGACAACCTCAGGCTCGGTGCCGCCGAGGCCGGAGTACACGAAGCCGACGAGGCGTCGGCCCGCCGTCGATGA
- a CDS encoding alpha/beta fold hydrolase, translated as MNARETRGDVVTSYKNAQTRTVTADGVTFAYRDLGPRTGMPVIFITHLAAVLDNWDPRVVDGIAAKHRVITFDNRGVGASTGETPKTIEEMAKDAVTFIRALGFEQVDVLSFSMGAMIAQVIAQTDPQLIRRLILAGTGPAGGEGIKNVTRISHFDTVRALLTFQDVKQFLFFTRTPNGIRAGKEFLARLKERTKDRDKAIALKSYFSQLKAIHRWGLARPQDLSVIKIPVLVANGDHDRMVPTSNSYDMDRRLPNSELVIYPDGGHGGIFQYHEQFVPTALEFFGRP; from the coding sequence GTGAACGCACGCGAAACACGAGGCGACGTGGTGACGTCGTACAAGAACGCGCAGACCCGCACCGTCACCGCCGACGGAGTGACCTTCGCCTACCGCGACCTCGGCCCCCGCACCGGCATGCCGGTCATCTTCATCACCCACCTCGCTGCGGTCCTGGACAACTGGGACCCCAGGGTCGTCGACGGCATCGCCGCCAAGCACCGGGTGATCACGTTCGACAACAGGGGCGTGGGCGCGTCAACCGGTGAGACGCCGAAGACGATCGAGGAGATGGCCAAGGACGCCGTCACCTTCATCCGGGCGCTGGGCTTCGAGCAGGTCGACGTCCTCAGCTTCTCGATGGGCGCCATGATCGCCCAGGTCATCGCACAGACCGACCCGCAGCTCATCCGCAGGCTGATCCTCGCGGGCACCGGTCCGGCCGGAGGCGAGGGCATCAAGAACGTCACCCGGATCTCCCACTTCGACACCGTCCGGGCGCTGCTCACCTTCCAGGACGTGAAGCAGTTCCTCTTCTTCACCCGCACCCCGAACGGGATTCGGGCCGGCAAGGAGTTCCTGGCCCGTCTGAAGGAGCGCACCAAGGACCGCGACAAGGCGATCGCTCTCAAGTCCTACTTCTCCCAGCTCAAGGCCATTCACCGCTGGGGGCTGGCACGGCCGCAGGATCTGTCCGTCATCAAGATCCCCGTGCTTGTCGCCAACGGTGACCACGACAGGATGGTTCCGACGTCGAACTCGTACGACATGGACCGGCGACTGCCGAACTCCGAGCTGGTGATCTACCCCGACGGCGGCCACGGCGGCATCTTCCAGTACCACGAGCAGTTCGTGCCGACGGCTCTCGAGTTCTTCGGCCGACCGTAG
- a CDS encoding TetR/AcrR family transcriptional regulator → MRYRKEHKQATRQRIIETAGRRFKEDGIDGSGITALMKDAGLTNGAFYTHFTSKDDLVATTIADQLQAQNASIVAHAQPGRAGLEQIVRWYLSPWHRDSRDVGCPSAALLDEIGRCTHPTKQAYTEGVLAVADGIAARLAPGDPLSVRPMALSSYAMMAGTLQLSRALADPQLADQVLEQGIHNALALLGIEHEGDTRTAH, encoded by the coding sequence GTGCGATACAGGAAAGAGCACAAGCAGGCCACCAGGCAGAGGATCATCGAGACGGCCGGCCGCCGCTTCAAGGAAGACGGCATCGACGGCTCGGGCATCACGGCGCTCATGAAGGACGCCGGGCTGACCAACGGCGCCTTCTACACCCACTTCACGTCCAAGGACGACCTGGTGGCCACCACGATCGCCGACCAGCTGCAGGCCCAGAACGCGAGCATCGTCGCGCACGCACAACCGGGCCGCGCCGGCCTCGAACAGATCGTGCGCTGGTACCTGTCCCCCTGGCACCGTGACAGCCGTGACGTCGGCTGCCCCTCCGCCGCCCTGCTCGACGAGATAGGGCGCTGCACACACCCCACCAAGCAGGCATACACCGAGGGCGTCCTGGCGGTCGCCGACGGCATCGCCGCGCGCCTGGCGCCGGGCGACCCGCTCTCGGTCCGCCCCATGGCACTCAGCTCCTACGCCATGATGGCCGGCACACTCCAGCTCTCCCGAGCCCTCGCCGACCCGCAGCTCGCCGACCAAGTCCTCGAACAGGGCATCCACAACGCCCTCGCCCTCCTGGGCATCGAACACGAAGGGGACACCAGGACGGCGCACTGA
- a CDS encoding long-chain-fatty-acid--CoA ligase yields MLSPSRNVSRLLTDTASRHPERTAIVFGDDRITYAALDAAANRVANLLASRGIQPGDKVALSCPNVPHFSSVYFGILKAGAAVVPLNVLLRSGEIAYHLADSDAKAYFAFEGTPELAIAQAAWEGFRATDGCTEFFLIESGGAAGGGAPESYQAAVAEQPVTFRTVERDEDDTAVVLYTSGTTGHPKGAELRHRNVYDNALVGRDLFATDPGRPDTYLCVLPLFHAFGQTVVQNGAFAFGGTIVMQPRFEAQAALRLMLAHDVTFFAGVPTMYWGLLAALDETVDVARLAANLRVAVAGGAALPAEIHKQFKDRFGVTILEGYGLSETSPIASFSRFGEEPRVGSIGVPIPGVEMKLIRDDWSDAEGGPEAIGEIAIRGHNVMKGYYKRPGATAEAIKEGWFRSGDLARRDEDGFYYIVDRSKDMIIRGGFNVYPREIEEVLMEHPSVSLVAVIGVPHESHGEEIKAVVVREAGSGTTEDELVAWAKERLAGYKYPRIVQFVDELPLTSTGKILKRHLS; encoded by the coding sequence ATGCTCAGCCCGAGCCGCAACGTGTCACGACTGCTGACTGACACCGCGTCCCGACACCCGGAGCGCACCGCGATCGTCTTCGGTGACGACCGCATCACGTATGCCGCCCTCGACGCCGCCGCCAACCGTGTCGCGAACCTGCTCGCCTCGCGCGGGATCCAGCCGGGCGACAAGGTCGCGCTGTCCTGCCCCAACGTGCCCCACTTCTCCAGCGTCTACTTCGGCATCCTCAAGGCCGGCGCAGCGGTCGTGCCGCTGAATGTGCTGCTGCGGTCTGGCGAGATCGCCTACCACCTCGCCGACTCGGACGCGAAGGCGTACTTCGCGTTCGAGGGCACGCCGGAGCTTGCGATCGCGCAGGCCGCGTGGGAGGGGTTCCGGGCGACCGATGGCTGCACCGAGTTCTTCCTGATCGAGAGCGGCGGCGCGGCCGGGGGCGGGGCACCAGAGTCGTACCAGGCGGCCGTCGCCGAGCAGCCCGTGACGTTCCGTACGGTCGAGCGCGACGAGGACGACACCGCGGTGGTCCTCTACACCTCCGGCACGACCGGCCACCCCAAGGGCGCGGAGCTGCGGCACCGCAACGTGTACGACAACGCGCTCGTCGGCCGCGACCTGTTCGCCACCGATCCCGGGCGCCCCGACACCTATCTGTGTGTGCTGCCGCTGTTCCACGCCTTCGGCCAGACCGTCGTCCAGAACGGCGCCTTCGCGTTCGGCGGCACGATCGTGATGCAGCCGAGGTTCGAGGCGCAGGCGGCCCTTCGTCTCATGCTCGCCCACGACGTGACGTTCTTCGCCGGGGTCCCGACGATGTACTGGGGTCTGCTCGCGGCGCTCGACGAGACGGTCGACGTCGCCCGCCTGGCGGCGAACCTGCGCGTGGCGGTGGCCGGTGGCGCGGCGTTGCCCGCCGAGATCCACAAGCAGTTCAAGGACCGCTTCGGTGTGACGATCCTCGAGGGCTACGGGCTGTCCGAGACCTCGCCGATCGCGTCCTTCTCCCGTTTCGGCGAGGAGCCCCGTGTCGGTTCGATCGGTGTGCCCATTCCGGGCGTGGAGATGAAGCTCATCCGCGATGACTGGTCGGATGCCGAGGGTGGCCCCGAGGCGATCGGGGAGATCGCGATCCGGGGACACAACGTCATGAAGGGCTACTACAAGCGGCCCGGCGCGACGGCCGAGGCGATCAAAGAGGGCTGGTTCCGCTCCGGCGACCTCGCCCGCAGGGACGAGGACGGCTTCTACTACATCGTCGACCGGTCCAAGGACATGATCATCAGGGGTGGCTTCAACGTCTATCCGCGCGAGATCGAGGAAGTCCTCATGGAGCACCCCTCGGTCTCCCTGGTCGCCGTGATCGGCGTACCGCACGAGTCCCACGGCGAGGAGATCAAGGCCGTCGTGGTGCGCGAGGCAGGCAGCGGCACGACCGAGGACGAGCTCGTGGCCTGGGCGAAGGAACGGCTCGCCGGGTACAAGTACCCGCGCATCGTCCAGTTCGTCGACGAACTGCCCCTGACCTCCACCGGCAAGATCCTCAAGCGCCACCTCTCCTGA
- a CDS encoding SDR family oxidoreductase encodes MDLSASTALVTGANRGFGRALAAELLSRGATVYAGARNPDQVDLPGAKPIALDITDPASVAAAAEATGDVTVLVNNAGSSTGADLLTADLDDIRLEMDTHYLGTLSVVRAFAPQIAANGGGAILNVLSGLSWVSFPEIGAYCAAKSAEWSLTNALRVQLADQGIRVAGLHVGYMDTEMVRAVDAEKSDPADIARIAVDGIAAGAYEILADNAARQAQAALSGGVSALYPQLP; translated from the coding sequence ATGGACCTCTCCGCCAGTACCGCCCTTGTCACCGGAGCGAACCGTGGCTTCGGCCGGGCCCTCGCCGCCGAACTGCTCAGCCGCGGCGCCACGGTCTACGCCGGCGCCCGCAACCCCGACCAGGTCGACCTGCCCGGCGCCAAGCCGATCGCACTCGACATCACCGACCCCGCCTCCGTCGCAGCCGCCGCCGAGGCCACCGGCGATGTGACCGTCCTGGTCAACAACGCGGGCTCCTCCACCGGCGCCGACCTGCTCACCGCCGACCTGGATGACATCCGCCTAGAGATGGACACCCACTACCTCGGCACCCTGTCGGTGGTCCGCGCCTTCGCACCCCAGATCGCGGCGAATGGCGGCGGGGCGATCCTGAACGTCCTGTCCGGCCTGTCCTGGGTCAGCTTCCCGGAGATAGGCGCCTACTGCGCCGCCAAGTCCGCGGAGTGGTCGCTCACCAACGCCCTGCGCGTGCAGCTCGCCGACCAGGGCATCCGCGTGGCCGGCCTGCACGTCGGCTACATGGACACCGAGATGGTGCGGGCGGTCGACGCGGAGAAGTCCGACCCGGCCGACATCGCGCGCATCGCCGTGGACGGCATCGCCGCCGGCGCTTACGAGATCCTCGCCGACAACGCGGCCCGCCAGGCTCAGGCAGCACTGTCCGGGGGCGTTTCAGCGCTCTACCCGCAGCTCCCCTGA
- a CDS encoding GlxA family transcriptional regulator, whose protein sequence is MIKVHRVVVLASHGVYPFDLGIPHRVFGAADGRYEVVTCSIDGHPVRTNADFSISVDHGPEALRTADTVIIAPFHTGNPRRQTSVDLAQVLAYVAPGTRIVSTCTGAFVLAAAGLLDGHRATTHWHATGLFREWYPQVELDPNVLFVDEGDVLTSAGAAAGIDVCLHLVRKDHGSEIANRVARTCVVPPWRDGGQAQYIEHPVPDATANDTSAARQWALQNLHKPLTLSDLAEQSNMSQRTFARRFKEEVGLSPGRWLIQQRVDRARQLLESTDLPVDDIAGQVGFAGGTSLREHLHAAIGVTPLAYRRTFRGPLATSRAAAADARRDGQARRPRP, encoded by the coding sequence ATGATCAAGGTGCACCGCGTCGTTGTCCTCGCCTCGCACGGGGTGTACCCGTTCGACCTGGGCATTCCCCACCGCGTCTTCGGCGCCGCGGACGGCCGCTACGAGGTCGTGACCTGCAGCATCGACGGTCACCCGGTGCGCACCAACGCGGACTTCTCCATCAGCGTCGATCATGGCCCGGAGGCGTTGCGCACCGCCGACACCGTCATCATCGCGCCGTTCCACACCGGCAACCCCCGCCGTCAGACGTCGGTCGACCTGGCGCAAGTCCTCGCGTACGTGGCCCCCGGCACCCGGATCGTGTCGACCTGCACCGGCGCCTTCGTGCTGGCCGCGGCGGGGCTGCTCGACGGGCACCGGGCCACCACGCACTGGCACGCCACGGGCCTCTTCCGGGAGTGGTACCCGCAGGTGGAACTCGACCCGAACGTCCTGTTCGTCGACGAAGGCGACGTGCTGACCTCGGCCGGTGCCGCTGCCGGCATCGATGTCTGCCTGCACCTTGTCCGCAAGGACCACGGCAGCGAGATCGCCAACCGTGTGGCCCGCACCTGCGTCGTCCCCCCGTGGCGCGACGGAGGCCAGGCGCAGTACATCGAACACCCGGTCCCCGACGCAACGGCGAACGACACGTCCGCCGCCCGGCAGTGGGCGCTGCAGAACCTGCACAAGCCGCTGACCCTGAGCGACCTCGCCGAGCAGTCGAACATGAGCCAGCGCACCTTCGCCCGCCGCTTCAAAGAAGAAGTCGGCTTGAGCCCCGGACGCTGGCTCATCCAGCAACGCGTCGATCGGGCCCGGCAGTTGCTGGAATCCACCGACCTGCCGGTCGACGACATCGCCGGCCAGGTCGGCTTCGCCGGCGGCACCTCGCTGCGCGAACACCTGCACGCCGCCATCGGCGTCACACCACTGGCCTACCGGCGCACCTTCCGAGGCCCACTGGCAACGAGCCGCGCCGCCGCGGCGGATGCCCGGCGGGACGGTCAAGCACGTCGCCCTCGACCGTAA
- a CDS encoding TetR/AcrR family transcriptional regulator, with the protein MARYAKEHKQVTRQRIIERAGHRFKQDGIDGSGISTLMSDAGLTNGAFYAHFESKDDLVAHVVAEQLRTQVQQYATLRPGREGLEDFIRWYLSPEHRDNPGDGCPSAALLDEIGRCGDATKDAYTDGARAILDELAARLAPEDPQSARGQAIGLYTMAVGTLQLSRALSDRKFSDEVLEQGIENALAFGR; encoded by the coding sequence GTGGCGCGCTACGCCAAGGAGCACAAGCAGGTCACGCGGCAGCGGATCATCGAGCGGGCCGGCCACCGGTTCAAGCAGGACGGCATCGACGGCTCCGGCATCTCCACGCTGATGTCCGACGCCGGGCTCACCAACGGGGCCTTCTACGCCCACTTCGAGTCCAAGGACGACCTCGTCGCCCACGTCGTCGCCGAGCAGCTGCGCACGCAGGTCCAGCAGTACGCCACGCTGCGGCCCGGCCGCGAGGGACTCGAGGATTTCATTCGCTGGTATCTGTCGCCCGAGCACCGGGACAACCCCGGCGACGGCTGCCCGTCCGCGGCCCTGCTCGACGAGATCGGCCGCTGCGGTGACGCGACCAAGGATGCCTACACCGACGGCGCGAGGGCCATCCTGGACGAGCTCGCCGCCCGTCTGGCGCCCGAGGATCCGCAGTCCGCCCGGGGGCAGGCCATCGGGCTCTACACCATGGCGGTGGGAACGCTGCAGCTGTCCCGCGCGCTCTCCGACCGGAAGTTCTCCGACGAGGTCCTTGAGCAGGGGATCGAGAACGCCCTCGCCTTCGGGCGATGA
- the lpdA gene encoding dihydrolipoyl dehydrogenase, producing the protein MDEQGERFDVVVLGAGPGGYVAAIRAAQLGKRVAVVEEKYWGGVCLNVGCIPTKALLRNAELAHIFTREAKTFGIKVDGEVSFDYGEAFRRSRKVADGRVKGVHFLMKKNKITEISGRGTFLDPHTLQVADYEGNTRTIGFDHCIIAAGASPKLLPGTRRTSRVVTFEEQILAEDLPQSIVIAGAGAIGVEFAYVLHNYGVKVTIVEFLDRVAPLEDAEVSAELAKQYRKLGIDVLTSTRVESIDESGAQVRVTVTGKDGAQQVLEADKVLQAIGFAPNVTGYGLENTGVRVTERGAIDVDGRCRTSVPHIYAIGDVTAKLMLAHAAEAMGVVAAETIADAETMELDYVMIPRSTFCQPQIASFGYTEAQAREKGFDVQVAKFPFTANAKAHGLGDATGFVKLISDAKYGELLGGHLIGPDVTELLPELTLAQQWDLTVHEVARNVHAHPTLGEAVKEAVHGLAGHMINM; encoded by the coding sequence ATGGACGAGCAGGGTGAGCGCTTCGACGTCGTCGTACTCGGCGCGGGCCCCGGCGGCTACGTAGCCGCCATCCGGGCTGCCCAACTGGGCAAACGTGTCGCGGTCGTCGAAGAGAAGTACTGGGGCGGCGTCTGTCTGAACGTGGGCTGTATCCCCACCAAGGCCCTGTTGCGCAACGCCGAGCTCGCGCACATCTTCACGCGCGAGGCGAAGACCTTCGGCATCAAGGTGGACGGGGAGGTCTCCTTCGATTACGGGGAGGCCTTCCGCCGTAGCCGGAAGGTCGCGGACGGCCGGGTCAAGGGCGTCCACTTCCTGATGAAGAAGAACAAGATCACGGAGATCAGCGGTCGCGGTACGTTCCTCGACCCGCACACGCTCCAGGTGGCCGACTACGAGGGCAACACCCGCACCATCGGTTTCGATCACTGCATCATCGCTGCCGGGGCGAGCCCCAAGCTGCTGCCCGGCACCCGCCGTACGTCGCGCGTGGTGACGTTCGAGGAGCAGATCCTCGCCGAGGACCTGCCGCAGTCGATCGTGATCGCCGGTGCCGGCGCGATCGGCGTCGAGTTCGCGTATGTCCTGCACAACTACGGTGTCAAGGTCACGATCGTGGAGTTCCTGGACCGGGTCGCCCCGCTGGAGGACGCCGAGGTCTCCGCCGAACTGGCCAAGCAGTACCGGAAGTTGGGCATCGACGTCCTCACCTCGACCCGGGTCGAGTCGATCGACGAGTCGGGCGCGCAGGTCCGTGTCACGGTCACCGGCAAGGACGGCGCGCAGCAGGTGCTGGAGGCGGACAAGGTCCTGCAGGCGATCGGCTTTGCGCCGAACGTCACCGGCTACGGCCTGGAGAACACCGGCGTGAGGGTCACCGAGCGCGGTGCGATCGATGTCGACGGCCGTTGCCGCACCTCGGTCCCGCACATCTACGCCATCGGCGACGTCACCGCGAAGCTGATGCTCGCGCACGCCGCCGAGGCCATGGGCGTGGTCGCCGCCGAGACGATCGCGGACGCGGAGACCATGGAGCTGGACTACGTGATGATCCCGCGATCCACCTTCTGCCAGCCGCAGATCGCCAGCTTCGGCTACACCGAGGCGCAGGCGCGGGAGAAGGGCTTCGACGTCCAGGTCGCCAAGTTCCCGTTCACCGCGAACGCCAAGGCCCATGGCCTGGGCGACGCGACCGGGTTCGTGAAGCTGATCAGCGACGCCAAGTACGGCGAGCTCCTCGGCGGTCACCTCATCGGCCCCGACGTCACCGAACTCCTGCCCGAGCTGACCCTGGCCCAGCAGTGGGACCTCACGGTCCACGAGGTCGCCCGCAACGTCCATGCCCACCCCACCCTCGGTGAAGCGGTCAAGGAAGCCGTCCACGGCCTCGCCGGCCACATGATCAACATGTAG